The genomic interval TCATTACGAAGCATACCTAGATTTTCAATGAATAACTCTACAACGTCACCCTGCTGAAGCCAGCGGTGTGTTTCAACTCCAAGTTCAAGAATACAGCCCGTGCCTACGGTACCGGAGCCAATGACGTCTCCCGGATAGAGTGTGCAATCCTCTGCCGCCCGTTCAATCATCTGTGCAAAAGAGAAATATAGAGTCTTCATATTGCCTTGTGATAGAAGCTTGCCATTTACTGATGCCCGCATCTCAAGGTTATACTGCTCACCCTGACGATATGGCTCCAATTCTTCTTTCGTTACAAGATAAGGACCCATTGATGTAGCAAAGTCTTTTCCTTTCGCTGGTCCAAGTCCCACTTTTACCTCTTCACGCTGAACGTCGCGTGCACTCCAATCATTAAGAACCATGAACCCCTCTATATAATCGAGCGCTTCCTCCCGCTTAATATTGCGTCCTTCCTTGCCGATTACACAAGCTACTTCCAACTCATAGTCCAACCATTCGGTATAGC from Aneurinibacillus sp. REN35 carries:
- a CDS encoding fumarylacetoacetate hydrolase family protein, producing the protein MKLISYYTQKNNIRAGWIHQNNIYDMEQTYRALIEARGEDISPPVSMLDYLNLPQDKKQWLLTSADAFKHSLPVIGIEKDIRLASPLPRPNSFRDFYAFEEHVRNARKRRGLDMIPEWYQFPVFYFSNACAIKGPEEQIEKPGYTEWLDYELEVACVIGKEGRNIKREEALDYIEGFMVLNDWSARDVQREEVKVGLGPAKGKDFATSMGPYLVTKEELEPYRQGEQYNLEMRASVNGKLLSQGNMKTLYFSFAQMIERAAEDCTLYPGDVIGSGTVGTGCILELGVETHRWLQQGDVVELFIENLGMLRNEII